In the genome of Lathyrus oleraceus cultivar Zhongwan6 chromosome 4, CAAS_Psat_ZW6_1.0, whole genome shotgun sequence, the window CCATTTGAACAAGTTCATGTTCCGGTACTTGCGTAAAGCACCTGGCCTTTAATGATCTAAATCTATTCAGATAATCGTCAATACTCTCAGCAAACTTTCTCTTAATGctagacaattctgccaaactGATTTTGGAGTGCccttcgtaaaactgttcatggaacttcttttctaacttggcccacgaatcaatcgagtttggggccaaagaagtgaaccatgtgaaggcagccttagtcaaagaggaaggaaagttttttactctcaaacactcattGTGAGCCAAATCTCCCGACTCTGTTAAATATCAGGCAATATGTTCTATTGTCGACTCACCAGATTCTCCCCCAAACTTAGTGTATTTAGGCACTCTCGTTCCTCTAGGTGACTCGGTTTGGAGAATAAATTCAGCCAATGGGGAGGCATATAGTGGCCTTTGCAATGTGGCACTCATACTATTCCTACCCATAATTCTTTCGACAATAGTTGTTAAATTATTTTCCATTGCTAAGTCTTCTTGCCGATAttgatcgacaatttgatcagCATCCTGATGTCGGTTAACTAACACCATCTGGTTATGTCCTGCTACTCCTGACTCAATGCCTTGATTTTGTTGGGGTCTAGGGATTTGTCCCTCATGGACTgtctcatcttctgctgtccCTATCTCTACTTGATCAGGAATGGTTTTCCTAACCACTTGTGCCATCTGTAGAGTCGGTGCCCCTAGGAAGTTACACAAGCGTGTCAATTGATTAgccacctgcctatttgtttcagcagattcCTGTATCACAGGATTAAAAACTATACCCATTTGATTAGTTAACATATTAACCAACTCATGATTACTACCATCCATTTGCTGCCTCAACGCTGCTATTGAAGTATTCGACAGCGGCATGGTTCTAttctgagtattattcctatTCTGAGCATTGCCCCCTTGCGCTGATCCCTATAAGGAGGAACTCGTATTTTGAGTGTTGTCTGAAAACAATGTTGCACTTGATGTTGACTGATATCATGGCATTAA includes:
- the LOC127136249 gene encoding uncharacterized protein LOC127136249, whose amino-acid sequence is MPLSNTSIAALRQQMDGSNHELVNMLTNQMGIVFNPVIQESAETNRQVANQLTRLCNFLGAPTLQMAQVVRKTIPDQVEIGTAEDETVHEGQIPRPQQNQGIESGVAGHNQMVLVNRHQDADQIVDQYRQEDLAMENNLTTIVERIMGRNSMSATLQRPLYASPLAEFILQTESPRGTRVPKYTKFGGESGESTIEHIA